The genomic stretch AGGGCCAATCCACCTCATACCCCATGTTTgtgacacaggttttactggttTCCCCGCAGCATCCTACCAGTCTCTTTGGTCAATACCATACATATTGAACCTTTTCTACTttgatttaattaagttatgaaCTGTGTTGGTAATATTCTAGGTTGTTTCTGCGTATGGGGATTCACTGTTGGACAGTCTCTTATGAGAGTTCTGCAGTCTTGGTGACCAGAAACTTAGTGTCACCAgcaattgtatattaatgcTTACATGCTGGAATACTGCAAAGTAATGCAGTAAGacctattgtacctttttgACTTTCCTTTTGTTAAGTAGAGAACTGTGCTGGTTAATATTTGATGTTACTTTATCTATATTATGTATTCAATGCTAGACATTCTCTTATACTAGTTCTCTACATTGCAGACTTGGTGACTTTGCAACTTGGAGACACGGCAATAAGCTGATGTTGATGAATTGACTCTAATAGGTGGAATATTGCAAAGTACAGTTGCTTTGAGACATATTTTACCTTTTCtactttaattttgataagtgAACCGTTGTGGTCAATATTTGATGTTGTCTCCTATCAATGGACAAAAATTTCTAAATATCAGTCTTTTGTAGAAATTCTGCAGATTCATGACCCGCAGCTACTAGAACTAGAATATTGAACAGTAATGCACTGGGATAAATATATCTTGTGTTGTGACCCAGACTTTGTTAAATTAGCCCTGAAGGTTAAACTTTGTGTGTAATGTTGAACAAAATAAAGACCTGTAAACATGAGGCAAATATTTTTGACCACCCCCTTTGCAATGAGAGCTGTTGAGTGATCAgagtatgggttttatataacttgccATAACCCTCACAGgatagcctgttaccatcttagactgcatcatccacttaccagcaggtgagattgaagtcaagggctaacttttggaattaaaaaaaaaggcaacAAACTTAAGACTTAACTTTCATTGtgataataatgtaaatgtatttttttaactgtggaGGTTAATATTTGTCGTTACTCTTTAACAATgggtccacagctggacatctGTCTCAATTCCACACACTAGTGGTTGTTTTGTTGGTAGATATCAAAAGAGTGGCTTGGAGATATATGAAGAAAACCTTTTGTAAATAATTGGGTGGAGTTGCACCACATTCtatggaaatatttttattttcaagaataATGTTTATACTAAGTGTAACTGGatatattttctaataaataaaaataaaacgaaaactgtataacttttatttgtacatatatttataaagctggaggtatttttttgtatgtgacAATCATTTCGAAATCAAAGCATGTCAAAATCATCCCTCTGTAACAAAAGGAAAATCTCAATATTAGTATAGGGGCATGTAAAGGTGCACTCAGGATGTCATGCCAAACATGAAAGCTTTTCTAAGATCTTTTGCATTTCAACTACAAATACTCATGTCAGGGTTTATCATAAGTTTTTGCAGTAATTGAGGAGATGAAATGTTTTATAGGTTCTGTGTGGTTATCATTACTTTATAGTACATGACAGACACTCATGTTGAGGCatctaaacaatatttttggggtatacctataaaaaaatacaattagtGATAGATTTTTGCTCTGCTGCAAACCATTTGTTAGGGAAATTTATATGGCAGCACTTAACATTTTATAACGTTTAAATTAGCAATATTATACAGTAAAATGTACATACCATCTCATTGTACTCCATGACATGTTTTCGAATGGCTGAACCGTCTACCCAAGTTACAAAGTCTTCAAGTGACCTAGTTACTAAGAATGCAGGGTCCTTTACAACCTCTGGTCCCACCCTTACATGGCCTTGTTCTATGAACTTTGTCGCTTCTTTAAGATTCTCTGACATTTTATCTGTAAAATGATAATTCCATTCAGAAGGGCTGTCATTATCCCATTATTAACctagagataaataaatttgataaaattaaataggttATATCTAGGTTATGTCTATACCAATAACTAATACCAAAAATCTTACCAAGCATCTGTTATAGATAAATAGTTGTGTAGACTGTGCTGAGGTTATGTCTATACCAATGAGTGCTGTTCATGTTTAGTTGCAgaatctttataaatataattctacAGTACGTGTGTATGTTACTGAACTCTTCCTTAATGGCTGGAGCGATTTCAATAATCTTTTTTGTATgggtttgggtggcaccctggatagttaagattcacaaatcagcccgacagatggcgctgaagtcggtatctaggttatttatctatactgcaactaaacggctgatttattcaggtaTAACCTATCGAAAAAGGCTATAGAGTACATATCATCACACTAAGATTAATAGGAGCCTAGAACCAATGAATAAATAGGAGGTTATTCCTCTTATGAGAGCTTACGCTACGTGCGCTACGTAAACTGTTAAAGATTCGATAAAATCACGTACGAATAAGTTGTtgccctttaaaagttctaaaaaaacatAGGACAGCGTATGTCACTCTTTAAAGTCACTATAAGACTATAAGAGAGTACTAATactactaatttcggcattgacggtaggagagccgtagcttaattggtgaaagcgctcaggccgtaATTGCGTTgcgttccgaaattttttatatgcattttcaatttataaaactcTCTTTAAAGGTTGAGAAAGTTGCGAGGGACCTCTTAGTATATATATTCCTAAATTTTAGAACATAGTACAACTTTAAAGATGGTACTAAGCCCTCTTTGATCATGGATATGAGCAACAGAAATATATTTACCCACCATAAAAACCAAGCTATGTTTGTCTTTGTTAATAAGAACTCATTATGCCCAGTAGATAAACCTTGCATTACAAAAAAGAAAttgttatgtattattaatttaacaaaatgtgtaacaaaacatacaaatactatCAGATAAGATTTCCATGATTAAATGATCATCTTAAACAATGTGATTGTATGCTACTACTAGGTACATAATACATTTAGATTCATTGGAGcaacaatttgaaataattttggaATAGAAATAGTTTATTAGCCAGAAAGTGGCATATATAGATAACTGGTCCTTGCATACAGGGATAAGAAGAGTTGAGCGGTGCCGGGGAGGtcagtcatcatcgtcatcatatcaactcattaccagccaactatacaggtctcctcccacattgagaagggattaaggccacgctggctcagtgcggatttcAAACTTACTTCTCTTCATAACAAGCGGTAGTCTTCTTCGACAGAAAGAGCTAGCCGATACACTGCTAGCCAGGGCCAAATCCCACCTCGTTGGTATAAGCCCCATTTGATACAATTTTTCTAACAGCTGTGCACTAGCTTCTGTTCTGAATTCAGTGTTAGCATCTAGATCCTTTATTTTGTTTGCAAGTTCTCTTATTTCTcttgataatttattatatctgtAAATGGATAAAGTCTATTGAATAATGCCAAATCGaagtttaattacaaaaaatcttTTAGTTTTATTCGTAACGTACTTGGTATAATCTTCGCGCttctgtatataatattttttcatagttTTAACTTCATTTATATTGTTATCAACTTTCCACGATATAAAGTCTACTTTTTTGAGCAATTTTTGCTCATGAAACTTTAGTTTTCGAaccatttttatgtaaattaatacgccaaaaataaaaacaaaccacGTGCTAGTTTCGTATTATCAGAAAACGCTGTCAGAAAATAAGTTGTAGAAACCAACAGCCGCACTTGTATACTGTACAGGTAGCAACgctttaaaagtaaaactactatttatcaataaacaaaaatagtttttttaattcattatctTAGAACTTTGATCATTTTTTTTCTCGGACAATAATAAACCAACGCAGACAATTATTATATACCCATGAACTATCATAATCGTAGTAAAATCTGTGGTAATAAATATCACagtgataaaataatttctccagtataatatattcttatagaaaagtcctattatagtataaaggactacgtaaacgataaaaaagcttgggtgtaaattattgctctaaccaggttgctcttctaataatttaaaatgacattgtgagatggtgataacaaaaaaaaaaaacacccggctaagtttgttgtggccttcttcttagaccaggacgcgtttggaaccctcgtagctttagttttaagtttacgaatgtggttatcgccatcatctcactaccgtgtggttcttatgtacgcatcaaaagtgccacctgtgggcctacttgaataaagatatttttgactttgacttttgactttgactttattccACTACCTAAGACGATGTTATAATATTCTCTTTGATGTGTTATAATATCATCTAGAATGATTAAATCAATGTATACGGAATATTAAGGTACGCCCGGAGTCTTAAGA from Pararge aegeria chromosome 4, ilParAegt1.1, whole genome shotgun sequence encodes the following:
- the LOC120637589 gene encoding U3 small nucleolar ribonucleoprotein protein IMP3 translates to MVRKLKFHEQKLLKKVDFISWKVDNNINEVKTMKKYYIQKREDYTKYNKLSREIRELANKIKDLDANTEFRTEASAQLLEKLYQMGLIPTRWDLALASSVSASSFCRRRLPLVMKRNKMSENLKEATKFIEQGHVRVGPEVVKDPAFLVTRSLEDFVTWVDGSAIRKHVMEYNEMRDDFDML